In Calidithermus timidus DSM 17022, the following are encoded in one genomic region:
- the hpf gene encoding ribosome hibernation-promoting factor, HPF/YfiA family, whose protein sequence is MNIYKLVGRNIEITDALKNYLDKKLERLDRYMNGIVDAKVVLSMATAPRVENRAKCEIQINVPKGIVRVEESDPDMYAAIDKSVDRLETQLKRYKERHFNGHHAAARRQAALNAAPPTALFEPEEEEATPQIVRVKRFAVKPMTPEDAAIQMEALGHDFFVFRNAETEGFAVIYRRRDGNYGLIEPS, encoded by the coding sequence ATGAACATTTACAAACTGGTAGGCCGCAACATCGAGATCACCGATGCCCTCAAGAATTACCTCGACAAGAAGCTCGAGCGCCTCGACCGCTACATGAACGGCATCGTCGATGCCAAGGTAGTCCTCTCGATGGCGACGGCCCCTCGTGTGGAGAACCGCGCCAAGTGCGAGATTCAGATCAATGTTCCCAAGGGCATCGTGCGGGTAGAAGAGTCTGACCCCGATATGTATGCGGCCATCGACAAGAGCGTCGATCGGCTGGAGACCCAGCTCAAGCGCTACAAGGAGCGCCACTTCAACGGTCACCATGCCGCCGCCCGGCGGCAGGCTGCCCTCAACGCTGCCCCTCCTACGGCGCTGTTCGAGCCCGAAGAGGAGGAGGCCACCCCCCAGATCGTGCGGGTCAAGCGCTTTGCCGTCAAGCCCATGACCCCCGAGGATGCCGCCATCCAGATGGAGGCTCTAGGTCATGATTTCTTCGTCTTTCGCAACGCCGAGACCGAAGGCTTTGCCGTGATCTACCGCCGTCGTGACGGAAACTACGGCCTGATCGAACCCTCCTAA